A genomic region of Neisseria cinerea contains the following coding sequences:
- the recX gene encoding recombination regulator RecX, protein MKAQKSLRARAMDILSRQEVSRLGLKRKLAPHAESEEELENVLNEFSERNWQSDLRYAEAYIHSKSRKHGSLRLKQALAQQGIDEETSRKLLPDRLSEKQTAMDVLRKKFKHPAADLKEKQKQARFLAYRGFDADTVQTALKHAWDDGWEEDC, encoded by the coding sequence ATGAAAGCGCAAAAATCACTCCGAGCCCGAGCGATGGACATCCTGTCCCGTCAGGAAGTCAGCCGTCTCGGGCTGAAGCGCAAGCTCGCTCCCCATGCCGAAAGCGAAGAAGAGTTGGAAAACGTCTTGAACGAATTTTCCGAACGCAACTGGCAGTCGGATTTACGCTATGCAGAAGCCTATATCCACAGCAAAAGCCGTAAACACGGCTCCCTGCGCCTGAAACAGGCCCTGGCTCAACAGGGCATAGACGAAGAGACAAGCCGAAAGCTGCTTCCGGACAGGTTGAGCGAAAAACAGACCGCCATGGACGTGTTGCGTAAAAAATTCAAACATCCGGCCGCCGACCTTAAAGAAAAACAAAAACAGGCACGCTTCCTCGCCTATCGCGGTTTTGATGCCGATACCGTTCAGACGGCATTGAAACATGCCTGGGATGACGGCTGGGAGGAAGACTGCTGA
- a CDS encoding acyl-CoA thioesterase: protein MTQQRQLPSHELIMSELMMPDTANFSGNVHGGELLRLLDQVAYSCASRYSGNYCVTLSVDKVLFKEPIHVGDLVTFYASVNYTGRTSMEIGIRVEAQNIRTGEIRHTNSCYFTMVAVKDGKPVPVPPLEILTDRQRCRYEKAKKRKNISLQASEDMSCGC, encoded by the coding sequence ATGACACAACAACGCCAACTGCCTTCCCACGAACTCATTATGTCCGAACTGATGATGCCGGACACCGCCAATTTCAGCGGCAACGTACATGGTGGCGAACTCTTGCGCCTGCTCGACCAGGTTGCCTATTCCTGTGCCAGCCGTTACAGCGGCAACTATTGCGTAACCCTTTCAGTAGACAAAGTCCTGTTTAAAGAACCCATCCATGTCGGTGACCTGGTTACTTTCTACGCCAGCGTAAACTACACGGGGCGTACCTCTATGGAAATTGGCATCCGTGTCGAAGCACAAAACATCCGTACGGGAGAAATCCGCCATACCAACAGCTGCTACTTCACCATGGTTGCAGTCAAAGACGGCAAACCCGTTCCCGTACCGCCACTGGAAATCCTGACCGACCGTCAACGCTGCCGCTACGAAAAAGCCAAAAAACGTAAAAACATCAGCCTGCAAGCCTCTGAAGACATGTCCTGCGGCTGCTGA
- a CDS encoding peptidoglycan DD-metalloendopeptidase family protein, with protein sequence MLKQTTLLAACASVAALLGGCATQQPAPVIAGNSGMQAVQSAAVYNNPYGATPYSPAPANDAPYVPPVQSTPVYTPPAYVPPSPAVSGAYIPSYAPVDINAATHTVVRGDTVYNISKRYHVSQEDFRAWNGMADNTLSIGQVVKVKPAGYTAPKTAVAESRPAAQVAAQPTVKPAAQPVVQTATQPTAPVVENKAVSAPAPAVSQASASSSSGTRLVGGIVWQRPTQGKVIADFGGSNKGVDIAGNAGQPVLAAADGKVVYAGSGLRGYGNLVIVQHNSSFLTAYGHNQKLLVGEGQQVKRGQQVALMGNTDASRTQLHFEVRQNGKPVNPNSYIPF encoded by the coding sequence ATGTTGAAACAAACGACACTTTTGGCAGCTTGTGCCTCCGTTGCCGCACTGTTGGGCGGTTGTGCCACCCAACAGCCTGCCCCCGTCATTGCAGGAAATTCAGGAATGCAGGCTGTACAGTCTGCGGCGGTCTACAACAACCCTTATGGCGCAACGCCGTACAGTCCTGCTCCTGCCAACGATGCACCTTATGTGCCGCCGGTGCAAAGTACGCCGGTTTATACGCCTCCTGCTTATGTGCCGCCTTCTCCGGCGGTTTCGGGTGCATATATTCCTTCTTATGCACCTGTCGACATCAATGCGGCGACGCACACGGTCGTGCGCGGTGATACGGTATACAATATTTCCAAACGCTATCATGTTTCCCAAGAAGATTTCCGCGCATGGAACGGGATGGCGGATAATACGCTTAGCATCGGTCAGGTCGTAAAGGTCAAACCGGCAGGATATACCGCACCGAAAACCGCCGTCGCAGAAAGTAGGCCTGCCGCACAAGTCGCTGCACAGCCGACAGTGAAGCCTGCTGCGCAACCTGTCGTACAAACAGCGACGCAACCTACTGCTCCTGTTGTAGAAAATAAAGCAGTTTCTGCTCCTGCGCCAGCTGTTTCACAGGCTTCTGCCTCTTCGTCATCCGGTACGCGTTTGGTCGGCGGCATTGTTTGGCAGCGTCCGACGCAAGGCAAAGTGATTGCCGATTTCGGAGGCAGCAACAAGGGTGTTGATATTGCAGGAAATGCGGGACAGCCTGTTTTGGCGGCGGCAGACGGCAAAGTAGTTTATGCAGGTTCCGGTTTGAGGGGGTATGGAAACCTGGTTATCGTTCAGCATAATTCTTCTTTCCTGACCGCATACGGACACAATCAAAAGTTGCTGGTCGGAGAGGGTCAGCAGGTTAAACGCGGGCAGCAGGTTGCCTTGATGGGCAATACCGATGCTTCAAGAACACAGCTTCATTTCGAGGTTCGGCAAAACGGTAAGCCGGTTAACCCGAACAGCTATATCCCGTTCTGA
- the surE gene encoding 5'/3'-nucleotidase SurE, whose product MNVLISNDDGYLSEGIAILARVTAEFANVRVVAPERDRSGVSNSLTLDRPLEVKQAQNGFYYVNGTPTDCIHVGQSALSDFKQDVVFSGINRGANMGDDTLYSGTVAAATEAYLMGIPALAFSLNDSSGRYWETAEKAVWAVLAHFFKNPPSSPVLWNINIPAVAPDEIRGIKITRLGRRHHEQSIVPSRNPRGEQIYWIGPVGRISDNEEGTDFGECAAGFISITPLQIDLTAYSEMADTAAFWHVD is encoded by the coding sequence ATGAATGTTTTGATTTCCAATGACGACGGCTATCTTTCTGAAGGCATTGCCATTTTGGCGCGTGTAACGGCAGAATTCGCCAATGTCAGGGTGGTTGCGCCGGAGCGCGACAGAAGCGGTGTCAGCAATTCGCTGACGTTGGATCGGCCTTTGGAGGTGAAGCAGGCGCAAAACGGCTTTTACTATGTCAACGGTACGCCGACCGACTGTATCCATGTCGGTCAGTCCGCCTTGTCTGACTTCAAGCAGGATGTCGTGTTTTCAGGCATCAACCGTGGCGCAAATATGGGGGATGACACGCTTTATTCGGGAACGGTGGCTGCGGCAACCGAAGCCTATCTGATGGGTATTCCCGCATTGGCTTTTTCCTTGAATGACAGTTCGGGACGCTATTGGGAAACCGCAGAGAAGGCTGTGTGGGCGGTGTTGGCGCATTTTTTCAAGAATCCGCCTTCCTCACCGGTTTTATGGAATATCAATATTCCTGCCGTCGCCCCGGATGAAATCAGGGGAATTAAGATTACCCGTTTGGGCAGGCGGCATCACGAGCAGAGTATTGTGCCGTCGCGAAATCCGCGTGGTGAGCAGATTTACTGGATAGGTCCGGTCGGCAGGATTTCCGATAATGAAGAGGGAACGGATTTCGGAGAATGCGCGGCAGGCTTTATCAGCATAACGCCGCTGCAAATTGACCTGACCGCTTATTCGGAGATGGCGGATACGGCGGCTTTTTGGCATGTGGACTAA
- a CDS encoding TerC family protein, which translates to MDFSWLAEPHTWIGFATLLVLEVVLGIDNLVFVAILANKVKPAKRDRARITGLGLAVVIRIIMLAFMAHIITLTRPLFQVGSLSVSGKDMIMFAGGIFLLYKATTELHERLEGHNRFTVADSQKKHAPFWGVVVQILILDAVFSIDSVITAVAMVDHIVVAMGAVVVAMAVMISASKLLTEFVDRHPTVVMLCLGFLLMIGFSLIAEAFHFHIPKGYLYAAIGFSILIELFNQISQRNSRKNDYISSSWRKRTAENVLGMMGIRESVLAKAGNEAEDDAHFEENEKSMIRSVLTLAERPIPGIMIPRRDIERLDISQSREEQYAQLQNTPYSRLLVVGKAGVDEPLGYVNKKDLLAQLLETGELNIQTALRQPLVLPDSTTALGAIELFRQSSADYALIVDEFGAVLGMATMKDLLETIAGDFPEEFEREEEPSVQENPDESLTVEGSLEYVELAPQLNLPQQEEDADFHTVAGLIMEELQNIPDVGDFADFHGWRFEVVEKEGQRIERVRITKLSEE; encoded by the coding sequence ATGGATTTCAGTTGGTTGGCAGAACCGCATACTTGGATAGGTTTTGCCACACTTTTGGTCTTGGAAGTTGTCCTTGGGATAGACAATCTGGTATTTGTGGCGATTTTGGCAAATAAGGTCAAACCCGCAAAGCGGGATCGTGCACGGATTACCGGCCTGGGGTTGGCAGTCGTTATCCGCATCATCATGCTTGCCTTTATGGCACATATCATCACGCTAACCCGGCCTCTGTTTCAAGTCGGCAGCCTTTCTGTTTCCGGCAAGGACATGATTATGTTTGCCGGCGGCATTTTTCTGCTGTACAAAGCCACAACCGAATTGCATGAACGCCTTGAAGGGCATAACCGTTTCACCGTTGCCGACAGCCAGAAAAAACATGCGCCGTTTTGGGGCGTGGTCGTACAAATCCTGATACTGGATGCCGTATTTTCCATTGATTCGGTCATTACTGCGGTGGCGATGGTTGACCATATCGTCGTGGCGATGGGTGCGGTGGTTGTTGCGATGGCTGTAATGATTTCCGCCAGCAAACTCTTGACCGAATTTGTCGACAGACACCCTACGGTCGTGATGCTTTGCCTTGGTTTTTTGTTGATGATCGGTTTCAGTCTCATTGCAGAAGCGTTCCATTTTCATATCCCTAAAGGTTATCTTTATGCCGCTATCGGTTTTTCCATCCTGATAGAACTGTTTAACCAGATTTCACAGAGGAACAGCCGTAAGAACGACTATATCAGCAGCTCTTGGCGCAAACGGACTGCTGAAAATGTCTTGGGTATGATGGGTATACGCGAGAGCGTGCTGGCCAAGGCGGGTAATGAAGCCGAAGACGACGCCCATTTTGAAGAAAACGAAAAATCGATGATACGCAGTGTTTTAACGCTTGCCGAGCGTCCGATTCCGGGCATCATGATTCCTCGGCGCGACATCGAGCGTCTGGATATTTCCCAAAGCCGGGAAGAACAGTATGCCCAACTGCAAAATACGCCTTACAGTCGCCTGCTTGTTGTCGGTAAGGCGGGTGTTGACGAGCCGTTGGGTTATGTCAATAAAAAAGACCTGCTTGCCCAACTGCTCGAAACAGGGGAACTTAACATTCAGACGGCATTGCGCCAACCGCTCGTATTGCCAGACAGTACCACTGCGCTGGGGGCAATCGAGCTCTTTAGGCAAAGCAGTGCGGATTACGCCCTCATCGTAGACGAGTTTGGTGCGGTATTGGGTATGGCAACCATGAAAGACCTGCTTGAAACCATTGCCGGCGATTTCCCTGAAGAATTCGAACGGGAAGAAGAGCCGTCCGTTCAAGAAAATCCCGACGAAAGCCTGACGGTGGAAGGTTCGTTAGAATATGTCGAACTTGCCCCTCAACTTAATTTGCCGCAGCAGGAGGAAGATGCCGATTTCCATACGGTTGCAGGGTTGATTATGGAAGAGCTGCAAAATATTCCCGATGTCGGAGATTTTGCCGATTTTCACGGTTGGCGGTTTGAAGTGGTCGAGAAGGAAGGACAGCGCATCGAACGGGTCAGGATTACCAAACTCTCCGAAGAATGA
- a CDS encoding fimb protein, translating into MMENGKTVSRWRFALKSAGWHLLISLSVAGLAALLVFKVWYPYPYAELTGGLSLYKLVVAVDIVCGPLLTLILASPKKKIKERVVDFSLIGMIQFAALVYGLHSVSLARPVIEAFEKDRINIVTAAEVVVEDLHNAPEGLRSLSLSGIRRVALKEPADADEQNKSLELSLQGIEPSMRPDQWLPYSDQEAERIRKAMKPLKKLAYARKTTVAHILKQAGISEDKDWYYLPFTSSRQKDWIVVMDKQGNAQGYAPIDGFISK; encoded by the coding sequence ATGATGGAAAACGGAAAAACAGTCTCGAGATGGCGTTTTGCCTTGAAAAGTGCGGGCTGGCACCTCTTAATCAGCCTATCGGTTGCAGGGCTGGCAGCATTGCTGGTTTTTAAGGTTTGGTATCCTTATCCTTATGCCGAGCTGACGGGAGGGCTGTCGCTTTATAAGCTGGTGGTGGCTGTCGATATTGTATGCGGACCCCTGTTGACGCTGATATTGGCCAGTCCGAAAAAGAAAATCAAAGAGCGTGTGGTTGATTTCTCTTTGATCGGTATGATTCAGTTTGCAGCATTGGTGTACGGTTTGCACAGTGTTTCTTTGGCACGTCCTGTGATAGAGGCTTTTGAAAAAGACAGGATTAATATTGTTACCGCCGCCGAAGTGGTGGTTGAGGATTTGCACAATGCGCCGGAAGGGCTACGGAGCCTGTCGTTGTCCGGTATCCGACGGGTTGCGCTGAAAGAACCTGCCGATGCGGATGAGCAAAACAAATCATTGGAGTTGTCGTTGCAGGGCATAGAGCCGAGCATGCGTCCGGATCAGTGGCTGCCTTATTCCGACCAAGAGGCGGAGAGGATACGTAAGGCGATGAAACCTCTGAAAAAACTGGCTTATGCAAGAAAGACCACGGTCGCCCATATCTTGAAACAGGCAGGTATTTCTGAAGATAAAGACTGGTATTACCTGCCTTTTACCAGTAGCAGGCAGAAAGATTGGATTGTGGTGATGGACAAGCAGGGAAATGCTCAAGGTTATGCGCCGATAGACGGTTTTATTTCCAAGTAG
- a CDS encoding NAD-dependent succinate-semialdehyde dehydrogenase, translating into MYDFSYLIAHPDISLSPVSDGIKVDNPATGETLAFVRTTRSNGLKLLIQKAAAAQKLWAAKTALERADVLWRWYFLIKENKEALARLMTMEQGKSLTESRGEIDYAASFVRWFAEEARRIDGDVLTSVKASQKLVVLKQPIGVTAAITPWNFPSAMIARKAAPALAVGCAMIVKPASLTPLSAYALAVLAYEAGVPQDLLPVVSGSASEISHEFATNPTVRKISFTGSTEVGAKIFADSAADIKKLSLELGGNAPFIVFDDADLDKAVEGALASKFRNSGQTCVCTNRVYAQSGIYDEFCRKLSEKVAALKLGNGLDEGVNQGPLIEEKAVEKVEQHIADALAKGASCLTGGKRSALGGTFFEPTVLSGVTAQMAVAHEETFGPLCPVFRFETEAEVIAAANDTEYGLAAYLFTSNTARQWRVGEALEYGMVGINTGLISNEVAPFGGVKRSGLGREGSKYGADEYLELKYLCIDVG; encoded by the coding sequence ATGTATGATTTTTCATATCTGATTGCGCATCCCGATATTTCCCTTTCCCCGGTTTCAGACGGCATCAAAGTCGATAATCCGGCAACGGGCGAGACTTTGGCGTTTGTCCGCACAACCCGTTCAAACGGCCTCAAGTTGTTGATTCAAAAGGCGGCGGCAGCGCAAAAATTATGGGCGGCAAAAACTGCGTTAGAACGCGCCGATGTGTTGTGGCGTTGGTATTTTTTGATAAAGGAAAACAAAGAAGCACTGGCGCGTCTCATGACGATGGAGCAGGGCAAAAGCCTGACCGAGTCGCGCGGTGAGATTGATTATGCGGCTTCGTTTGTGCGTTGGTTTGCCGAAGAGGCGCGGCGGATTGACGGCGATGTGCTGACGAGTGTGAAAGCATCGCAAAAACTGGTTGTGTTGAAACAGCCTATCGGTGTTACTGCCGCAATTACACCGTGGAACTTCCCATCTGCGATGATTGCACGTAAGGCTGCGCCTGCTTTGGCGGTGGGCTGCGCGATGATAGTCAAACCTGCATCGCTCACGCCTTTGAGTGCGTATGCGTTGGCCGTGCTGGCTTATGAAGCGGGTGTGCCGCAGGATTTGTTGCCTGTTGTCAGCGGTAGTGCTTCGGAAATCAGCCATGAATTTGCCACGAATCCGACTGTGCGCAAAATCAGCTTTACCGGCTCAACCGAAGTAGGTGCGAAAATTTTTGCCGATAGCGCGGCAGATATTAAAAAACTTAGCTTAGAACTGGGCGGCAATGCGCCGTTTATCGTGTTTGACGATGCCGATTTAGACAAAGCCGTCGAGGGTGCGCTCGCCAGCAAGTTCCGTAACAGCGGTCAGACCTGCGTCTGCACCAACCGCGTTTACGCTCAATCCGGCATTTACGACGAATTTTGCCGCAAATTAAGTGAAAAAGTGGCGGCGCTCAAATTGGGCAACGGCTTGGATGAAGGCGTCAACCAAGGGCCATTGATTGAGGAAAAAGCGGTAGAAAAAGTTGAGCAACATATTGCCGACGCATTGGCTAAAGGCGCAAGTTGCCTGACCGGCGGCAAACGCAGCGCATTGGGCGGAACGTTTTTTGAGCCGACTGTTTTAAGCGGCGTTACGGCGCAAATGGCGGTAGCTCACGAGGAAACCTTCGGGCCTTTGTGTCCAGTGTTCCGTTTTGAAACCGAAGCCGAAGTCATCGCAGCCGCCAACGATACGGAATACGGTTTGGCGGCCTACCTCTTCACCTCCAATACCGCCCGCCAATGGCGCGTCGGCGAAGCCTTGGAATACGGCATGGTCGGCATCAATACGGGCTTAATCAGTAATGAAGTAGCACCGTTTGGCGGCGTGAAACGTAGCGGTTTGGGACGTGAAGGCAGCAAATACGGTGCGGACGAATATCTAGAATTGAAATATTTGTGTATTGATGTCGGGTGA
- a CDS encoding MliC family protein — protein sequence MNIKFFTPAVSVLLLAACAAPEIHHHGRYDSMQPVQHTVTQVSDGVFSCENGLSVHVRQLGSGKVELRLDDKRAVLSSAVAASGERYTSENGLFGHGAEWHQKGGEAFFGFADAYGNVVETSCRIR from the coding sequence ATGAATATCAAATTCTTTACACCGGCCGTATCGGTTTTACTTCTTGCTGCTTGTGCCGCACCTGAAATTCATCATCATGGCAGATACGATTCTATGCAGCCTGTTCAACATACGGTTACTCAGGTTTCGGATGGGGTATTCTCATGTGAGAACGGTTTGTCCGTACATGTCCGTCAGCTAGGCAGCGGAAAGGTTGAATTACGTTTGGATGACAAACGTGCTGTTTTGTCTTCCGCCGTTGCTGCATCAGGTGAACGTTATACTTCAGAAAACGGTCTGTTCGGACATGGGGCCGAGTGGCATCAGAAAGGTGGCGAAGCCTTCTTCGGCTTTGCAGATGCGTACGGCAATGTTGTTGAAACCTCCTGCCGTATCCGTTAA